One region of Eriocheir sinensis breed Jianghai 21 chromosome 36, ASM2467909v1, whole genome shotgun sequence genomic DNA includes:
- the LOC127007989 gene encoding merozoite surface antigen 2, allelic form 2-like — translation MGEDLSTPVIERNSTTALTKGGVAGATSSASAAGSSGGAAGGSAGGAGAAGGAGAAGGKTDEAADGKDAASRPLVPVNKNLGNVKAEHGGGAHPSSDEVFEASPDGKNSDGNYPDGNYPDGSSKARVGKSLSLSSCSRRLSTRVRSLSVVSGSCSLRSKVSCGLAGLTEMSTGATCV, via the exons atgggggaggattTGTCTACTCCTGTCATTGAAAG GAACTCCACCACAGCACTCACGAAGGGCGGCGTCGCTGGGGCCACATCCTCCGCCAGCGCCGCCGGGAGCAGTGGAGGAGCGGCGGGGGGCAGTgcagggggggcgggggctgCAGGGGGGGCTGGAGCGGCGGGGGGCAAGACCGACGAGGCGGCAGATGGCAAAGATGCAGCCTCACGCCCCTTGGTGCCTGTCAATAAGAACCTCGGCAATGTGAAGGCGGAACATGGAGGAGGCGCGCATCCATCG AGTGATGAAGTCTTTGAGGCCTCCCCGGACGGCAAGAATTCGGACGGCAATTACCCGGACGGCAATTACCCGGACGGCAGCTCCAAGGCACGTGTGGGCAAGTCCCTGTCCTTGTCCTCGTGCTCACGGCGCCTCAGCACGCGCGTGAGGTCACTGTCTGTGGTCAGTGGCTCTTGCTCCCTCAGGTCGAAGGTCAGCTGCGGCCTGGCtggtt tgacggagatgagcaccggggccacgTGTGTGTAG